One part of the Mariniblastus fucicola genome encodes these proteins:
- a CDS encoding molybdenum cofactor biosynthesis protein MoaE, producing MIRIQAEPIETQALMEAAGDENAGAVVLFLGTTRRMTDGKETLSLEYDCYEPMAKAELESLRENALSRWPLKFCGIVHRVGVVGNGQASVAIAVSSPHRAESFEACQWIMDTLKKSVPIWKKERWADGSTDWVHPETDD from the coding sequence ATGATTCGAATCCAGGCTGAGCCAATTGAAACGCAGGCGTTGATGGAGGCTGCGGGCGATGAGAACGCGGGGGCAGTTGTTTTGTTTCTCGGAACGACGCGACGGATGACGGATGGTAAGGAGACGTTGAGCCTGGAATATGATTGCTATGAACCGATGGCGAAGGCGGAGTTGGAGAGCCTGCGTGAAAATGCGCTAAGCCGTTGGCCGCTAAAGTTCTGTGGGATCGTGCACCGCGTTGGCGTTGTGGGAAACGGACAGGCCAGCGTCGCCATCGCGGTAAGCAGTCCGCATCGCGCCGAGTCGTTCGAAGCGTGCCAATGGATTATGGACACGTTAAAAAAGAGCGTGCCGATCTGGAAGAAAGAACGCTGGGCGGACGGTTCGACAGATTGGGTGCACCCGGAGACGGACGATTAG
- a CDS encoding FG-GAP-like repeat-containing protein produces MTRYTTALVFGIAGIALTILSGCGDKASPIKKVANTLPASDSGYVKISDNLFALPLKKTDAGGAGSKRFSMLKNSGVDFKNYMERDITNMLLETGSGVALGDYDNDGLIDIYLTGSDVDNKLFRNLGNMKFDDTTFSAKVDGRIKDNKIWASGASFSDIDNDGDLDLYVCNMAAPDLLYINRGDGTFKEEGFTRGVAYNGASKQANFCDYDHDGDMDFYLVTYQDIVEIPHQLIRENEDGEIEVVPGKEEYVTIIDGHVDYWPGEQDLLYRNDGSGNFEEVARDSGIAGYDCGLASVWFDYDNDGWQDIYVTSDFKQPDHLYRNNHDGTFTDVLPETVRRTPWYSMGVDAGDLNNDGQLDFLVADMADQTHYGQKINMGDMSDSGWFLTYGKPRQFMVNCLFVNAGDKEYFELARQTGLAKTDWTWSVRFADLDLDGNQDVFITNGHARDNMNSDIVNRLNELKAKKGGEPLTFEERDKFGIQIPVREETNLAYANRGNLEFEAVGEDWGLDYHGVSHSAGFADLDLDGDLDCVINNYYTPSLVYENKTADGGRLLVELRSGLNNFYGVGSKIEIWQADNYQRRDLTPGRGYLTSDPMMVHFGVDESQKIDRLKVTWPGSRVQEFTDLDPNFLYRVIDSPDNKPESPPVAADTMFADGTEAAGLDFVYKESEFDDFEREPLLPFQLSRLGASVSCGDVDGDGVTDIFCGSAAGQPAALFMNRNGKFEKVAGPWESKAVCEDMACLFFDADGDGDTDLYVTSGSNEFDLESENYRDSLYRNNGDGSFEDVTESSLPDLRDSSMSVAAGDFDRDGDLDLFVGSRSVPGQYPVMPESHLLINEGGKFSVSSPEIGDFTNVGLVNSAIWSDFNDDGWLDLIVAREWGPVSIYQNNEGTFSNETENLGLGGQSGWWHGIVAADLDADGDMDYVVTNQGLNTKYHATAEHPHRLYFEDFDNNGTLDLVESEYEGDIEYPVRGRSCSSRCMPFIAEKFPKFHDFSLATLDDIYETDSQARQHVELNYLESVILWNDGGNGFESEALPSIGQISPSFGVVVKDFDGDGILDIVLANNFFGSQPETGFMDGGLGLMLKGTGTRDFDPQWPRDSGIVVTGDANGLVTADWDSDGDEDLLVAVNGDQFKVFTNQSDFDATKLSIEGPSGNAEGIGSTIKLHFKEGGQVQSHEISAGGGYLSQSANSIRVPSKQLERIEKISVRWPDGTSTEKLINSEGPESTEIKFSYQSQSDDK; encoded by the coding sequence GTGACCAGATACACAACAGCTTTGGTTTTTGGAATTGCCGGGATTGCATTGACGATACTGTCTGGCTGTGGCGACAAGGCTTCTCCGATCAAGAAAGTCGCCAACACATTACCAGCTTCGGACAGCGGTTACGTGAAAATCTCCGACAACCTGTTCGCACTTCCTCTCAAGAAAACTGATGCGGGAGGAGCTGGCTCAAAAAGGTTCTCGATGCTGAAAAACAGCGGCGTCGACTTCAAGAACTACATGGAGCGTGACATCACCAATATGCTTCTGGAGACAGGCTCTGGCGTCGCACTGGGAGACTACGACAATGATGGCCTGATTGATATTTATCTGACCGGTTCGGATGTCGACAACAAACTCTTCCGCAACCTCGGCAACATGAAGTTCGACGACACGACTTTCAGTGCGAAGGTGGACGGGCGAATCAAAGACAACAAGATCTGGGCATCGGGTGCTTCATTCTCGGACATCGACAACGATGGAGATCTCGACCTCTACGTATGCAACATGGCCGCACCTGATCTTCTTTACATAAATCGGGGAGACGGAACCTTTAAAGAAGAGGGCTTTACGCGAGGCGTTGCGTACAACGGAGCCAGCAAGCAAGCGAACTTTTGCGACTATGATCACGATGGCGACATGGATTTCTACCTCGTCACCTACCAGGACATTGTCGAGATTCCGCATCAACTGATCCGGGAAAACGAAGACGGCGAAATCGAAGTCGTCCCTGGCAAAGAAGAATACGTCACGATCATCGATGGACACGTCGACTACTGGCCCGGCGAACAGGATTTGCTGTACCGCAACGATGGCAGCGGTAACTTCGAAGAGGTCGCCCGCGACTCAGGGATTGCCGGCTACGACTGCGGGTTGGCCAGTGTCTGGTTCGACTATGACAATGACGGCTGGCAAGATATTTATGTCACGAGCGACTTCAAACAGCCCGACCATTTGTATCGCAACAACCATGACGGTACGTTCACCGATGTGCTCCCCGAAACGGTCCGCCGCACGCCGTGGTATTCGATGGGTGTCGACGCCGGTGACCTGAACAACGACGGACAGTTGGACTTCCTGGTTGCCGACATGGCTGACCAGACGCACTACGGTCAGAAGATCAATATGGGAGACATGTCGGACTCAGGATGGTTCCTTACTTACGGGAAACCGAGGCAGTTCATGGTGAATTGCCTGTTCGTCAACGCGGGAGACAAGGAGTACTTTGAGCTTGCTCGACAAACGGGTCTGGCCAAAACAGACTGGACCTGGAGTGTTCGATTTGCGGATTTGGACCTCGATGGCAATCAGGACGTTTTCATCACCAATGGACATGCTCGCGACAACATGAACAGCGACATCGTCAACCGACTGAACGAATTGAAAGCGAAAAAAGGTGGCGAGCCGCTGACGTTTGAGGAACGAGACAAATTTGGGATCCAGATTCCAGTGCGAGAGGAAACCAACCTGGCTTATGCGAACCGGGGGAACCTTGAGTTCGAAGCGGTCGGGGAAGACTGGGGCCTGGACTATCACGGCGTGAGTCATTCGGCCGGGTTTGCAGACCTTGATTTGGATGGCGATCTGGATTGCGTTATCAACAACTACTACACGCCTTCGCTGGTCTATGAAAACAAGACCGCGGATGGTGGCCGTTTGCTGGTCGAGCTTCGCAGTGGGCTGAATAACTTTTACGGCGTCGGTAGCAAAATCGAAATTTGGCAAGCCGACAATTACCAGCGTCGTGACCTGACGCCGGGCCGCGGCTACCTGACATCCGATCCGATGATGGTTCACTTCGGCGTCGACGAGTCGCAAAAGATTGATCGTTTGAAAGTCACGTGGCCTGGTTCACGGGTGCAAGAGTTCACCGACCTTGACCCGAACTTTTTGTACCGAGTCATCGATTCTCCAGACAACAAACCTGAGTCACCACCGGTTGCGGCAGACACCATGTTCGCGGACGGAACGGAAGCGGCGGGGTTGGACTTTGTCTATAAGGAGTCCGAATTTGACGACTTCGAGCGAGAACCTTTGCTGCCGTTTCAGCTTTCGAGACTTGGCGCCAGTGTGTCCTGCGGTGATGTCGATGGCGACGGTGTCACAGACATCTTCTGCGGTAGTGCGGCAGGTCAACCGGCTGCTCTGTTCATGAACCGAAACGGAAAATTTGAAAAGGTCGCTGGCCCATGGGAATCGAAAGCCGTCTGTGAAGACATGGCTTGCCTGTTCTTTGACGCTGACGGAGACGGCGACACGGATCTTTACGTGACCAGCGGCAGCAACGAATTCGATTTGGAGTCAGAGAACTATCGCGACAGCCTTTACCGGAATAATGGAGACGGCAGCTTTGAGGACGTCACGGAAAGTTCGCTGCCAGACTTGAGAGACAGCTCCATGAGCGTCGCGGCGGGCGACTTTGATCGCGATGGAGACCTGGACCTGTTCGTTGGATCGCGTAGCGTTCCCGGGCAATACCCAGTGATGCCTGAGAGTCATTTGCTGATCAATGAAGGCGGCAAGTTCTCTGTCTCATCGCCCGAGATTGGCGACTTCACAAATGTGGGCTTGGTAAATTCGGCGATCTGGTCTGACTTCAATGACGACGGTTGGTTGGACCTTATCGTTGCCAGAGAGTGGGGCCCCGTCTCCATCTATCAGAACAACGAAGGCACGTTCTCCAACGAAACCGAAAACCTTGGCCTGGGCGGTCAGTCTGGCTGGTGGCATGGAATCGTCGCTGCGGATTTGGATGCTGACGGCGACATGGATTACGTCGTCACCAACCAGGGATTGAACACGAAGTATCACGCCACGGCGGAACATCCTCACCGGCTTTACTTTGAAGATTTTGACAATAATGGCACTCTCGATTTAGTTGAGTCCGAGTACGAAGGCGACATCGAGTATCCGGTGCGAGGCCGCAGCTGCAGCTCTCGCTGCATGCCATTCATCGCCGAAAAGTTTCCGAAATTCCATGACTTCTCTTTGGCAACTTTGGATGACATCTACGAAACTGATTCGCAGGCCCGTCAACACGTCGAGCTGAACTACCTTGAGTCAGTGATCTTGTGGAACGATGGTGGCAATGGCTTCGAATCCGAAGCACTTCCTTCGATCGGGCAGATCAGCCCGTCGTTTGGAGTCGTCGTCAAGGACTTCGACGGCGATGGAATTCTCGACATCGTCCTGGCCAACAACTTTTTTGGATCTCAGCCAGAGACTGGATTCATGGACGGCGGTCTGGGTTTGATGCTGAAGGGAACCGGGACTCGCGATTTCGATCCGCAGTGGCCACGCGACAGCGGCATCGTTGTCACGGGCGACGCGAATGGCCTGGTGACTGCCGACTGGGATTCCGATGGCGATGAGGACCTACTGGTTGCAGTTAACGGTGACCAGTTCAAAGTCTTCACCAATCAAAGCGATTTCGATGCGACCAAGTTGAGCATCGAAGGTCCGTCAGGAAATGCAGAAGGAATCGGAAGCACGATCAAACTGCACTTCAAGGAAGGCGGACAAGTTCAGTCTCATGAGATTTCGGCTGGCGGCGGGTATCTTTCGCAGTCAGCGAATTCGATTCGGGTTCCTTCGAAGCAGCTTGAACGGATCGAGAAAATTTCGGTCCGCTGGCCTGACGGAACGTCGACAGAGAAACTGATCAACTCGGAAGGGCCTGAGTCGACTGAGATTAAGTTCAGCTACCAGAGCCAGAGCGACGACAAATAG
- the truB gene encoding tRNA pseudouridine(55) synthase TruB yields MTFGVINVFKPGGSTSRDIVNQVQRACPGKLKAGHAGTLDPLATGVLVVAVGPATKLIQYVQHLRKTYVGRFRLGLRSDTEDITGEVVAVPDDPLISESELQTALHSFVGMIQQTPPQFSAVKVDGQRAYKAARRGETLDIKARPVEVYSIRLLEFNYPDFEIEIVCGKGTYVRTLGRDIAKSLKSDTVMTTLTRTAIGDFRIEDAHRLSDVPQCSFESMVDDPLSMVGSLPTVRLDSVELERLRHGKRLSSAKWQLPDSITETAATNHDGQLLAVLGRKSESEFGSKINFVPQLY; encoded by the coding sequence ATGACATTTGGCGTCATCAATGTGTTCAAGCCAGGTGGATCGACGTCGCGCGACATTGTGAATCAGGTTCAGCGAGCATGTCCGGGAAAACTGAAAGCCGGGCATGCCGGAACACTTGATCCTTTGGCAACCGGCGTACTGGTCGTTGCCGTTGGTCCGGCGACGAAGCTGATTCAATACGTTCAGCATTTGCGAAAGACCTACGTCGGTCGATTTCGTCTGGGCTTACGTAGTGACACCGAAGACATCACCGGCGAAGTTGTTGCAGTTCCGGATGATCCGCTGATTTCAGAATCTGAACTGCAGACCGCATTGCATTCATTCGTTGGAATGATTCAGCAGACCCCGCCGCAGTTCTCGGCGGTCAAAGTTGACGGACAGCGTGCGTACAAGGCGGCCAGACGCGGCGAAACGCTGGACATCAAAGCCCGACCGGTCGAAGTTTATTCGATTCGTTTGCTTGAGTTCAATTACCCGGATTTCGAAATCGAGATTGTGTGCGGGAAAGGCACGTACGTCAGGACTCTTGGCAGAGACATCGCAAAATCCCTTAAGTCGGACACCGTGATGACGACGCTGACCCGAACGGCGATTGGAGACTTCAGAATCGAAGACGCTCATCGCCTGAGCGACGTTCCGCAATGCTCATTCGAATCGATGGTCGACGACCCGCTGTCCATGGTTGGAAGTTTGCCAACCGTTCGATTGGATTCTGTGGAACTTGAAAGACTGCGACACGGCAAACGCCTGAGTTCCGCAAAGTGGCAGCTTCCGGACTCAATTACCGAAACTGCTGCAACGAATCATGATGGCCAACTCTTGGCAGTGCTCGGACGCAAATCAGAATCGGAATTTGGCAGTAAGATCAACTTTGTGCCTCAGCTCTACTGA
- a CDS encoding thioredoxin family protein produces MALTESTMLKLGSPMPAFELPNVLTGETVTANDFAGKPLVVMFICNHCPYVIHLSESLAEVTRGYMESGVGVIAISSNDVAEYPADSPEKMKEELKLRGYSFPYLYDQTQKVAHDFTAACTPDFFLFDADHKLVYRGRYDETRPTRIRSGVYESDNVATGKELTAAVNAVLNSETVPKTQLPSLGCNIKWKEGNEPQH; encoded by the coding sequence ATGGCTCTTACCGAATCAACAATGCTGAAGCTTGGCTCTCCCATGCCAGCCTTCGAACTGCCCAACGTACTCACCGGAGAAACGGTCACTGCGAACGACTTTGCCGGCAAGCCGCTGGTCGTCATGTTCATCTGCAACCATTGCCCCTACGTCATTCATCTCTCGGAATCGCTCGCCGAAGTAACGAGGGGATACATGGAATCTGGGGTCGGCGTGATCGCGATTTCAAGCAACGACGTCGCAGAGTATCCCGCCGACTCGCCGGAGAAAATGAAAGAAGAGCTGAAACTGCGAGGCTATTCATTTCCCTATTTATATGACCAGACTCAGAAGGTCGCTCATGACTTTACAGCAGCCTGCACCCCAGACTTCTTCCTATTCGATGCGGACCACAAACTGGTGTATCGAGGACGATACGACGAAACGCGTCCTACTCGAATTCGCTCTGGAGTTTACGAATCAGACAATGTGGCAACGGGCAAAGAATTGACCGCGGCGGTCAATGCGGTGCTGAACAGTGAAACCGTTCCCAAAACACAGCTTCCATCACTGGGCTGTAACATCAAATGGAAAGAGGGCAATGAGCCCCAGCACTAA
- a CDS encoding serine/threonine-protein kinase yields MDPESAPAPTAVPATPSREKTKPNVRPAKSNSATDAATNPSATRQGQPKDEQTVAAAGAVAGPGKPTRAGRLGPYRLIKLLGEGGMGSVYLANQTTLDRNVALKVVRSKLARNPKMLARFTREAYAAAQLVHPNVVQIYDMGNDNGNSYFSMELVDGSSLHDLMSEKKNLDPDQATSYILHAARGLQCAHNAGMVHRDIKPANLLVNQDGLVKVADLGLVKVPEREEIDADVNELIAASASQDITRIGSTIGTPYYMAPEQAKSSAVDHRADIYSLGCTFYVLLTGKRPFEGKSLEEVVSKHNSEPLVLPSKVVERVPGELSAIVSQMMAKKPEDRYQSIGELIEDLEAFLGIKSSTAFTPDEADAEAIESACKSFNAPSTAKLRGVLPLALFAGSILLAFLTFFVSWKLATGFLLMPLFAVAAYFVASGLNHESVLFEKSRELFYRSGIFAWIKWTFAALLLVVASFLVGTFPHWLLLGVLGAALGAGFHFLIDVPLRKARREPIAKAEKLVRKMRIKGVEEATVQTFVAKYSANHWEEFFEALFGYAAKRRVRDELSKSETGKKKPKFRAWRDNVYDNLENRLESFANADERKHLQKVEQAGLVADGVSASDAKAQATQMADAIVDHGDSIRVAQLEKRLKEVDPEFARAQQRKKIKAMLAEARSGKYKKEQTTLERIGPVLDRFFGSYARFLIGSCLVVASLMWANNNDLLVSVDQLKELGQQGASVIQETVVTGETGDASVQAAESAKVAGQEMLASASKTTTPFLGLIDSFNPLIAGLILLFSTIVFGWRMSIFVIPAAIIAIFGGAFGIPDLIPFEVPHLNKLTAVIAIGLFLVGIVFGRREA; encoded by the coding sequence ATGGACCCGGAATCTGCGCCAGCTCCGACAGCTGTTCCCGCGACGCCATCGCGAGAGAAGACGAAACCCAACGTCAGGCCAGCCAAATCCAACTCGGCAACCGACGCAGCGACCAATCCTTCCGCGACTCGGCAGGGACAGCCGAAAGACGAACAGACCGTTGCGGCGGCCGGAGCAGTGGCTGGTCCCGGAAAACCGACCAGGGCAGGGCGGCTGGGACCTTATCGACTGATCAAGCTGCTTGGCGAAGGCGGTATGGGCTCGGTCTATTTGGCGAATCAAACGACGCTCGATCGAAACGTGGCGCTCAAAGTCGTCCGCAGCAAGCTGGCTCGCAACCCAAAGATGTTGGCCAGGTTCACACGCGAAGCCTACGCCGCGGCTCAGTTGGTCCATCCAAATGTCGTCCAGATTTACGACATGGGCAACGACAACGGCAACAGTTACTTCAGCATGGAACTTGTCGACGGCAGCTCGCTGCATGACTTGATGAGCGAGAAAAAGAATCTCGACCCCGACCAGGCGACCAGCTACATCCTGCACGCTGCGCGCGGCTTGCAATGTGCTCACAACGCGGGGATGGTCCACCGCGATATCAAACCCGCGAACTTGCTGGTCAATCAGGACGGGCTGGTGAAGGTCGCGGATCTGGGACTGGTCAAGGTTCCCGAACGCGAAGAAATCGACGCAGATGTGAACGAGCTCATCGCGGCTTCGGCTTCTCAGGACATTACGCGAATTGGTTCGACGATCGGCACGCCTTATTATATGGCTCCCGAGCAAGCCAAGAGTTCCGCTGTCGATCATCGCGCCGACATTTATTCACTGGGCTGTACGTTTTACGTTTTGCTGACCGGAAAACGGCCGTTCGAAGGCAAGTCTCTTGAAGAGGTTGTTTCAAAGCACAATAGCGAGCCACTGGTTCTGCCGAGCAAGGTCGTGGAGCGCGTCCCTGGTGAGCTATCGGCGATCGTGTCGCAGATGATGGCGAAGAAGCCAGAAGATCGCTATCAAAGCATCGGCGAATTGATCGAAGACCTCGAAGCGTTTCTGGGCATTAAATCCTCGACGGCGTTCACTCCGGATGAAGCTGACGCTGAAGCCATTGAGTCCGCCTGCAAGTCGTTCAACGCTCCATCAACCGCGAAGCTCCGCGGCGTCCTGCCGTTGGCTCTATTCGCGGGCTCAATCTTGCTCGCGTTCCTGACGTTCTTCGTCAGCTGGAAATTGGCGACCGGATTTTTGCTGATGCCCCTGTTCGCCGTTGCCGCGTACTTTGTCGCCAGCGGACTGAATCACGAATCGGTGCTATTCGAAAAGTCTCGCGAGCTTTTCTATCGCAGCGGGATTTTCGCCTGGATCAAGTGGACGTTTGCCGCATTATTGCTGGTCGTCGCATCGTTTCTGGTCGGCACTTTTCCGCACTGGTTATTGCTGGGAGTGCTTGGCGCTGCACTTGGGGCCGGATTCCATTTCCTGATCGACGTGCCACTGCGGAAGGCGCGGCGGGAGCCGATCGCCAAGGCTGAGAAGCTGGTTCGAAAGATGCGAATCAAGGGCGTAGAAGAAGCGACGGTTCAGACTTTTGTCGCGAAGTATTCTGCAAATCACTGGGAAGAGTTTTTCGAGGCATTGTTTGGTTATGCGGCCAAGCGTCGAGTTCGCGATGAGCTTTCGAAGTCGGAAACGGGCAAGAAGAAGCCAAAGTTTCGTGCCTGGCGCGACAACGTTTACGACAACCTCGAAAATCGACTGGAGTCGTTCGCCAATGCCGACGAACGAAAACACTTGCAGAAAGTCGAACAAGCCGGACTGGTTGCCGACGGAGTCAGTGCTTCGGACGCGAAAGCCCAAGCGACCCAGATGGCAGACGCAATCGTCGATCACGGCGACTCGATCCGGGTTGCCCAACTTGAGAAACGCCTGAAGGAAGTCGATCCGGAATTTGCAAGGGCTCAGCAACGCAAGAAAATCAAAGCCATGTTGGCGGAAGCTCGCAGCGGCAAATACAAAAAAGAGCAAACAACGCTGGAGCGAATTGGCCCGGTGCTGGATCGTTTTTTCGGCTCCTACGCTCGTTTCCTGATCGGTAGCTGCCTGGTGGTCGCGTCTCTGATGTGGGCGAACAACAACGACTTATTGGTTTCGGTCGACCAGCTGAAAGAACTCGGACAGCAAGGAGCCTCCGTGATTCAGGAGACGGTGGTCACGGGTGAGACGGGGGATGCGTCGGTACAAGCAGCGGAATCAGCCAAAGTCGCCGGTCAGGAGATGTTGGCGTCGGCCTCGAAAACGACGACTCCTTTTCTTGGTCTGATCGACAGTTTCAATCCGTTGATTGCTGGACTGATTTTGCTGTTCTCGACGATCGTGTTCGGCTGGCGAATGTCGATCTTTGTAATTCCCGCGGCGATCATTGCCATCTTTGGCGGCGCGTTTGGGATCCCGGACCTGATCCCTTTCGAAGTACCGCACCTCAACAAACTGACCGCAGTGATCGCGATCGGACTTTTCCTGGTTGGGATTGTCTTTGGCCGCCGGGAAGCATAG
- a CDS encoding DUF1559 domain-containing protein, whose product METARNHCPYHFIGRTFARAETNFSPFARGLIVKSSKKGFTLVELLVVIAIIGILIGMLLPAVQQVREAARRTECMNNMRQIGLASLNFESAHMHFPTAGTCTNAWASTATNNWGGPNRAHSGRENWSHFWQILPFIEQNNMIQHRTNFNWGGNGIDVRNLKGVGMSIPFYACPSRGERSNISLAEALETIVCDYAGYNGSPDYYDEIGDPIGNVLDDFDTFHWDPNVASPDGERTKINVGIIGKGGHGGDWNSDAATMFTKWNEISFGAVTDGSSNTIMYGEKSASSKNYTTVNQGELWRLNQEHQGFWVASNTPTMRTFTRAGIVPDGSMNYEGFFLRSLDGYRDDRSFGSPHPGTCNFVLGDGSTHAISNDADWIILNQFGMRADGSVINPKDL is encoded by the coding sequence ATGGAAACGGCACGAAATCATTGCCCATACCACTTTATCGGGCGCACTTTCGCTCGTGCCGAAACTAACTTTTCTCCTTTTGCAAGAGGTCTTATTGTGAAATCTTCAAAGAAGGGTTTCACCCTTGTTGAATTGCTGGTCGTTATCGCGATCATCGGCATCCTTATCGGGATGCTCCTTCCAGCTGTTCAGCAGGTCCGTGAAGCCGCCCGCCGCACCGAGTGCATGAACAACATGCGTCAAATCGGTCTGGCGTCACTTAACTTCGAGTCAGCTCACATGCACTTCCCGACTGCGGGTACGTGCACCAACGCTTGGGCATCAACAGCCACCAATAATTGGGGCGGCCCAAACCGTGCTCACAGTGGTCGCGAAAACTGGAGCCATTTTTGGCAAATCCTGCCGTTCATCGAGCAGAACAACATGATCCAGCACCGTACTAACTTCAACTGGGGTGGTAACGGCATCGACGTTCGTAACCTCAAGGGTGTTGGAATGTCAATTCCTTTCTACGCTTGCCCGTCTCGTGGCGAACGTAGCAACATCTCACTTGCGGAAGCTCTTGAAACCATCGTTTGTGATTACGCTGGTTACAACGGCTCGCCTGACTACTACGACGAAATCGGCGATCCAATTGGTAACGTACTCGACGACTTCGATACGTTCCATTGGGATCCAAACGTTGCTTCACCTGATGGAGAGCGTACCAAGATCAATGTTGGTATCATCGGAAAAGGTGGCCACGGTGGCGACTGGAACTCAGATGCTGCAACTATGTTCACCAAGTGGAACGAGATCTCGTTCGGTGCAGTTACCGACGGTTCTTCGAACACAATCATGTACGGTGAAAAGTCAGCTTCGTCGAAGAACTACACAACAGTCAACCAAGGTGAGCTTTGGCGTCTGAACCAGGAACACCAAGGCTTCTGGGTTGCGTCTAATACACCGACCATGAGAACGTTCACCCGTGCTGGTATCGTTCCAGACGGTTCAATGAACTACGAAGGTTTCTTCCTTCGCTCTCTAGACGGCTACCGTGATGACCGTTCATTCGGTTCACCTCACCCTGGTACATGTAACTTTGTACTTGGCGATGGTTCTACTCACGCGATTTCAAACGATGCTGACTGGATCATTCTGAACCAGTTCGGTATGCGTGCCGACGGATCAGTAATCAATCCTAAAGACTTGTAG